The following are encoded together in the Asticcacaulis sp. genome:
- a CDS encoding glutathione S-transferase N-terminal domain-containing protein, giving the protein MKLFVSSTSVFVRKVRVVVRERGLTARIEEVSRLPVEAAPDLVAANPLSQLPALIDDDGVCWTDSGLISAWLATQGEGPHLMPDYGTDDYWRVRRVETVAAGLNEMMAKIVYENRRPETERSPFWLARWEGNLRRAFTVADTLCPGAEVFDMGTLTLGVAATFCDFRLPHIDWRAIAPRIAALQPELEKRQSFIDTYPK; this is encoded by the coding sequence ATGAAATTATTTGTCAGCTCTACATCGGTTTTTGTCCGCAAGGTCCGTGTTGTCGTAAGGGAAAGAGGCTTGACGGCGCGGATCGAGGAGGTGTCGCGCCTCCCGGTGGAGGCCGCCCCGGATCTGGTGGCGGCCAATCCGCTGTCGCAGCTTCCGGCCCTGATCGATGATGACGGCGTTTGCTGGACCGACAGCGGCCTGATCAGCGCCTGGCTGGCGACGCAAGGCGAGGGGCCGCACCTGATGCCGGATTATGGCACGGATGATTACTGGCGGGTCAGGCGCGTGGAAACCGTGGCCGCAGGTCTCAACGAGATGATGGCAAAGATCGTCTATGAGAACCGCCGCCCGGAAACCGAGCGCTCGCCCTTCTGGCTGGCGCGCTGGGAAGGCAATCTCAGGCGCGCCTTTACGGTCGCCGATACCCTCTGTCCGGGCGCGGAGGTTTTCGATATGGGCACCCTGACCCTCGGCGTGGCAGCTACCTTCTGTGACTTTCGCCTGCCGCATATCGACTGGCGGGCCATCGCGCCGCGCATCGCCGCCCTGCAGCCCGAACTGGAAAAGCGGCAGAGCTTCATTGATACCTATCCAAAATAG
- a CDS encoding EAL domain-containing protein, which produces MKRSSGELKLLAPMALIVVVAVCALVGSLWVWAEQADHMSRTREEKLVMLGLNQMADDHSQLMTPITIWDKAVESTAVKYDETWVKNNIGDYFNNFLNFESNLLLNDKGEIVFAYQNGKETDIARLAGAARQTSSLVAGLRQTYEDRRARGLPATTESNHTGRLMAMNGHIYVVGASLLLSDKADSPLLKYKPFVAIGMHELSSDELIALSQRYMVSDIRLLHPGQPRPKGSALVAFKDDNGKVLAELSWMPDTPGHTLFIRTLGPVLMISLGLGLIALVLLHQSQRAAEGLIASEAKAKHMALHDNLTGLPNRTLFADRLNQATERLKRQGGHVAVMCIGLDRFKDVNDTLGHLAGDELIRHNAGKITGMIRSGDTLARLGGDEFVIIQTDTDGSSAASLAKRILEGLTGTVNLESGQVFSSCSIGVTLIGDGDIDPAEALRQADLALYRAKDLGRGQYAFFEVEMDATIKLRKTLETGLREAIHVGDIDVVYQPQVDHFGHIVGVEALCRWTHPTRGPVSPAYFIPLAEECGLMNELGTLIMRRAMQDSHRWPGLKVAVNVSATQMRNQGFLATIKGLLSETKTTAEQIEIEITEGVLLNDDNTTQMVLRDLRHMGFTIALDDFGTGYSSLGYLSRYPVDKIKIDRSFVSNLGVDPEAEAVIRAIVKLSKALNLNIVAEGVETRAQKNILRQTGCNIIQGYLFSKPVASEAIDEMMKNERKLTIIDEEGYVAPKTIKMTPRMS; this is translated from the coding sequence GTGAAACGTAGTTCAGGCGAATTAAAACTGCTGGCGCCCATGGCCCTGATTGTGGTCGTGGCCGTGTGTGCTTTGGTGGGCAGTCTGTGGGTATGGGCTGAACAGGCCGATCATATGTCGCGCACCCGCGAGGAAAAACTCGTCATGCTGGGCCTGAACCAGATGGCGGACGACCATTCGCAACTGATGACACCGATCACCATCTGGGACAAGGCGGTCGAAAGCACCGCCGTCAAATATGACGAGACCTGGGTAAAGAATAATATCGGCGACTATTTCAACAATTTCCTCAATTTTGAGTCCAACCTCCTGCTGAACGACAAGGGCGAGATTGTCTTCGCCTACCAGAACGGCAAGGAGACCGATATCGCCCGCCTGGCCGGCGCCGCGCGCCAGACCAGCAGTCTGGTGGCCGGGCTGCGCCAGACCTATGAAGACCGCCGCGCTCGCGGATTACCCGCCACGACCGAAAGCAACCATACCGGCCGCCTGATGGCGATGAACGGCCATATCTATGTTGTGGGCGCCAGCCTGCTGCTTTCCGACAAAGCCGATTCCCCCTTGCTGAAATACAAGCCGTTTGTCGCCATCGGTATGCACGAACTGTCGAGCGACGAACTGATCGCGCTGTCGCAGCGTTACATGGTGTCCGATATCAGGCTGCTGCATCCCGGCCAGCCGCGCCCCAAAGGCTCGGCGCTGGTCGCCTTCAAGGATGACAATGGCAAGGTGCTGGCGGAGCTGAGCTGGATGCCGGATACGCCCGGCCATACCCTGTTCATCCGCACGCTGGGTCCGGTCCTGATGATTTCGCTTGGTCTCGGCCTGATCGCGCTCGTCCTGCTGCACCAGAGCCAGCGCGCCGCCGAGGGACTGATCGCCTCAGAAGCCAAGGCCAAGCACATGGCCCTGCACGACAACCTGACCGGTCTGCCCAACCGCACCCTGTTCGCCGACCGCCTGAATCAGGCCACCGAGCGCCTGAAGCGCCAAGGCGGCCATGTCGCCGTCATGTGCATCGGACTGGATCGTTTCAAGGACGTCAACGACACGCTGGGCCATCTGGCCGGCGATGAACTGATCCGCCACAATGCCGGCAAAATTACCGGCATGATCCGCTCCGGCGATACTCTGGCGCGCCTGGGCGGCGATGAGTTCGTGATTATTCAGACCGATACCGATGGCTCTTCAGCCGCGTCGCTGGCTAAGCGCATCCTCGAAGGTCTGACCGGCACGGTCAATCTCGAATCCGGCCAGGTATTCTCCTCCTGCTCGATCGGCGTGACCCTGATCGGTGATGGCGATATCGATCCCGCCGAAGCCCTGCGCCAGGCCGACCTCGCCCTCTACCGCGCCAAGGATCTCGGCCGCGGTCAGTATGCCTTCTTCGAAGTCGAGATGGACGCCACCATCAAGCTGCGCAAAACGCTGGAAACCGGCCTGCGCGAGGCGATCCATGTCGGCGATATCGATGTCGTCTACCAGCCGCAGGTCGATCACTTCGGCCATATTGTCGGTGTCGAGGCCCTGTGCCGCTGGACGCACCCGACGCGCGGCCCCGTCTCGCCGGCCTATTTCATTCCGCTGGCCGAGGAATGCGGCCTGATGAACGAACTGGGCACCCTGATCATGCGCCGCGCCATGCAGGATTCGCACCGCTGGCCGGGCCTCAAGGTCGCAGTCAACGTCTCGGCCACCCAGATGCGCAATCAGGGCTTCCTGGCCACCATCAAGGGCCTGCTGTCGGAAACGAAGACGACCGCCGAGCAGATCGAAATCGAGATTACCGAAGGCGTGCTGCTCAATGACGACAATACCACCCAGATGGTGCTGCGCGACCTGCGTCATATGGGCTTCACCATCGCGCTCGACGATTTCGGCACCGGTTATTCGTCGCTCGGCTATCTCAGCCGCTATCCGGTCGACAAGATCAAGATCGACCGGTCGTTCGTCTCCAACCTGGGCGTCGATCCGGAAGCCGAGGCGGTTATCCGCGCCATCGTCAAGCTCAGCAAGGCCCTGAACCTGAATATCGTGGCCGAAGGCGTGGAAACACGCGCGCAGAAAAACATCCTGCGCCAGACGGGCTGCAATATCATCCAGGGCTACCTGTTCTCGAAGCCGGTCGCCTCAGAAGCCATTGACGAGATGATGAAGAACGAACGCAAGCTGACGATTATCGACGAAGAGGGCTACGTGGCCCCCAAGACGATCAAGATGACGCCACGGATGTCTTAA
- the ispG gene encoding flavodoxin-dependent (E)-4-hydroxy-3-methylbut-2-enyl-diphosphate synthase: MDTHQPHDHTHVRPWRMIQRRPSRKIMVGKVAVGGDAPISVQSMTNTLTSDAQATLRQIAAMEEAGADIVRVSCPDVDSTAALKTIVDNANVPIVADIHFHYKRAIEAAKAGAACLRINPGNIGSPDRVKEVIQAAKDYGCSMRIGVNAGSLEKDLMEKYGEPCPEAMVESALFHANILRDHDFHEFKISVKASDVFLTVAAYTALADAIDCPLHIGVTEAGPLRTGTIKSAIGLGNLLWAGIGDTLRVSLAADPVEEIKVGFDLLKSLGLRHRGVNIIACPSCARQGFNVIDTVAKLEERLAHIAKPMSLSIIGCVVNGPGEALYTDIGFTGGGAGAGMVYLAGKPDHKLSNADMIEHIVELVEAHAEKL; this comes from the coding sequence ATGGACACCCACCAGCCTCACGACCATACACACGTTCGCCCCTGGCGGATGATCCAGCGCCGGCCGAGCCGCAAGATCATGGTGGGCAAGGTGGCCGTCGGCGGTGATGCACCGATCAGCGTGCAGTCCATGACCAACACCCTGACCTCAGATGCCCAGGCCACCCTGCGCCAGATTGCGGCCATGGAGGAGGCGGGCGCCGATATCGTGCGCGTCTCGTGCCCAGACGTCGATTCCACGGCGGCTCTGAAGACGATCGTCGACAACGCCAATGTGCCGATCGTGGCCGACATCCATTTCCACTACAAGCGCGCCATCGAGGCCGCCAAGGCGGGCGCCGCCTGCCTGCGCATCAATCCCGGCAATATCGGCTCGCCCGATCGCGTGAAGGAAGTGATCCAGGCTGCCAAGGATTATGGCTGCTCCATGCGCATCGGCGTCAATGCCGGTTCGCTGGAAAAGGATCTGATGGAAAAGTACGGCGAGCCGTGCCCGGAAGCCATGGTCGAGAGTGCGCTGTTCCACGCCAATATCCTGCGCGACCACGATTTTCACGAGTTCAAGATATCGGTGAAGGCGTCGGATGTTTTCCTGACGGTCGCCGCCTACACGGCGCTTGCCGACGCCATCGATTGCCCGCTGCATATCGGCGTGACCGAGGCGGGGCCGTTGCGTACCGGCACGATCAAGTCAGCCATCGGTCTCGGCAACCTGCTGTGGGCGGGTATTGGCGATACCCTGCGCGTGTCGCTGGCCGCCGATCCGGTGGAAGAGATCAAGGTTGGTTTCGACCTGCTGAAATCGCTGGGCCTGCGCCATCGCGGCGTCAATATCATTGCCTGTCCAAGCTGTGCGCGCCAGGGCTTCAATGTCATCGATACGGTGGCGAAGCTGGAAGAGCGCCTGGCCCATATCGCTAAGCCGATGTCGCTGTCGATCATCGGCTGCGTGGTCAATGGTCCGGGCGAGGCACTCTATACCGATATCGGCTTTACCGGCGGCGGCGCGGGGGCCGGCATGGTTTACCTGGCCGGCAAGCCCGATCACAAGCTCAGCAATGCCGACATGATCGAACATATCGTCGAGCTGGTTGAGGCCCACGCGGAGAAGCTGTAG
- a CDS encoding helix-turn-helix domain-containing protein, with translation MSTTEPNIIEDEPYQGLYRGEANSAFKGTTDGRLPDRFDLAEILKKTREAQGLSLAEVSEMTRVRRAYLEAFEQAAYDVLPPRAFAIGYVKAYAKALGLDEETLADMYKREVSPAATKLHAPSGASLDDVNKPNYRLYIGAAASLVAAIVIWNVVQRQPSIRFGNSSHEAQFGNSSWAAGVPNMLNGAIFVSQPQPAPRDQDVPVPYVTPGLEEGFASIEAARNANSAAPVPVSDVLQMRKAFNPRGAVYGAAPENSAVTIQATKTVNLVVRDPANGTVYFAHSIGAGEAYRLPETDQQNLLIDVSDVSAFEMYYNGEYAGTLESAVTPVGRINARAAQLSDALDQKQAQAGELAGAPRATSAPIAPLTAEKPNGPIPYLPSQRAAAPESSPATEPDSQ, from the coding sequence ATGAGTACGACCGAGCCCAATATCATCGAGGATGAGCCTTATCAGGGCCTCTATCGCGGTGAGGCGAATTCCGCCTTCAAGGGCACGACCGATGGCCGGCTGCCCGATCGCTTCGATCTGGCCGAAATCCTGAAAAAGACACGCGAGGCGCAGGGGCTTTCGCTCGCCGAGGTTTCGGAAATGACGCGCGTGCGGCGCGCCTATCTCGAAGCCTTCGAGCAGGCCGCCTATGACGTACTGCCGCCGCGCGCCTTCGCCATCGGCTATGTCAAAGCCTATGCAAAAGCGCTGGGCCTGGACGAGGAAACCCTGGCGGATATGTACAAGCGCGAGGTCTCTCCCGCGGCCACCAAGCTTCACGCACCATCGGGCGCGTCGCTCGATGATGTCAACAAGCCCAATTACCGTCTCTATATCGGCGCTGCGGCCAGTCTGGTGGCGGCGATCGTCATCTGGAACGTAGTGCAGCGCCAGCCCAGCATCAGGTTCGGCAATAGCAGCCATGAGGCGCAGTTCGGCAATTCGTCGTGGGCGGCGGGTGTCCCCAACATGCTGAACGGGGCCATCTTCGTTTCGCAGCCGCAGCCGGCGCCGCGCGATCAGGACGTGCCGGTGCCCTATGTGACCCCAGGGCTTGAAGAAGGCTTCGCCTCCATCGAGGCCGCGCGAAACGCCAATTCCGCCGCGCCGGTGCCTGTCAGTGACGTGCTGCAGATGCGCAAGGCGTTCAATCCGCGCGGCGCGGTCTATGGTGCGGCCCCGGAAAATTCCGCGGTGACCATCCAGGCCACCAAGACGGTCAATCTGGTGGTGCGCGATCCGGCGAACGGCACGGTCTATTTCGCCCATTCCATCGGTGCCGGCGAAGCCTACCGCCTGCCGGAAACCGATCAGCAAAACCTGCTGATTGATGTGTCCGATGTTTCGGCCTTCGAGATGTATTATAACGGCGAATATGCCGGGACGCTGGAAAGCGCGGTCACTCCTGTCGGCCGCATCAATGCGCGGGCCGCCCAGCTTTCCGATGCGCTCGACCAGAAACAGGCCCAGGCAGGTGAACTGGCGGGCGCACCGCGCGCCACCTCTGCGCCGATCGCCCCGCTGACGGCGGAGAAGCCGAACGGGCCGATCCCTTACCTGCCCAGCCAGCGGGCGGCGGCGCCCGAAAGCTCTCCCGCGACTGAGCCGGACAGCCAGTAA
- a CDS encoding acyl dehydratase produces MPAAFDDLYIGQSVSIGAAVISEEELAAFCKSYAPTWDVNDGVPDALIFALWSKLETEAASHWPQTKRLAVDALRWSRNPPPGELLRGRLTVMGKDAVGDTKGVVIAQNDVLDEAGRLVFSCLTRSVFQRLPKAPID; encoded by the coding sequence ATGCCCGCAGCCTTCGATGATCTCTATATCGGCCAGAGTGTTTCCATTGGCGCGGCGGTCATTTCCGAAGAGGAACTGGCCGCGTTCTGCAAGTCCTATGCGCCGACCTGGGATGTCAATGACGGCGTGCCGGACGCGCTGATCTTCGCCCTGTGGTCCAAGCTGGAAACCGAAGCCGCCTCGCACTGGCCGCAGACCAAGCGCCTGGCGGTCGATGCCCTGCGCTGGTCGCGCAATCCGCCGCCGGGTGAACTGCTGCGCGGCCGCCTGACCGTGATGGGCAAGGATGCCGTGGGCGATACAAAGGGTGTGGTCATTGCCCAGAATGACGTGCTCGATGAAGCCGGCCGGCTGGTCTTTTCCTGTCTGACCCGCTCGGTATTCCAGCGCCTGCCCAAGGCGCCGATTGATTAG
- a CDS encoding SapC family protein, which produces MAQEQTNDATLTGNVLFYKSPEPLSPEAHANMGIKSIPAPHAFVAETNVVPLTVAEFPAASLSFPIVFIGENYMPVAAMGLSAGQNVFVSPEGVFKSDSYLPAFARRYPFVFANDEGQERMILCVDTGAAMVAKSNPDVPFFEAGKATPYVENAMQFCSDFENERRRTESFVGLLRELDLLAARETLYRPQNPDGTPGEPQKIAEYFAVDEKKLGELSGDKLVELRDNGALTHIYAHLNSLLAWDKLIAMTIERNNAQPAANAN; this is translated from the coding sequence ATGGCACAAGAACAAACCAACGATGCGACGCTCACCGGAAACGTCCTTTTCTACAAATCCCCGGAGCCGCTGAGCCCCGAAGCGCACGCCAATATGGGTATCAAGTCGATCCCGGCGCCGCACGCCTTCGTCGCCGAAACCAATGTCGTGCCGCTGACCGTGGCCGAATTTCCGGCCGCTTCCTTGAGCTTCCCGATCGTCTTCATCGGCGAAAACTACATGCCGGTCGCGGCCATGGGGCTTTCGGCCGGCCAGAACGTCTTCGTGTCGCCGGAAGGTGTCTTCAAGTCCGACAGCTACCTGCCGGCCTTCGCCCGCCGCTATCCGTTCGTCTTCGCCAATGACGAAGGCCAGGAGCGCATGATCCTGTGCGTCGATACCGGCGCCGCCATGGTGGCCAAGTCGAACCCCGATGTGCCGTTCTTCGAAGCCGGCAAGGCCACGCCTTACGTCGAGAACGCCATGCAGTTCTGCTCGGACTTTGAAAACGAGCGCCGCCGTACCGAAAGCTTTGTTGGCCTGCTGCGTGAACTGGACCTGCTGGCCGCGCGCGAAACCCTCTATCGTCCGCAAAATCCGGACGGCACGCCGGGTGAGCCGCAAAAGATCGCCGAATATTTCGCTGTCGATGAAAAGAAGCTGGGCGAACTGTCCGGCGACAAGCTCGTCGAACTGCGCGACAACGGTGCGCTGACGCACATCTACGCGCACCTGAACTCGCTGCTGGCCTGGGATAAGCTGATCGCCATGACGATCGAGCGCAACAATGCCCAACCGGCCGCTAACGCTAACTAA
- a CDS encoding TonB-dependent receptor, producing the protein MSFPKSALFASLSLIALTIAGVARADDPAPATDDKPTEVVVTGSGYRISKDALMSHVDILTREQIDQKPAAGLGDMLAYLPGIRSSSFAPGASRPMIRGLDGFRVLVLNNGMGVVDVSALSPDHAVPSSPTEAKRIEVLRGPSALAYGGNAIGGIVNVIDDRIPAVAPAKGYEGTATVQASSVDQGLQGAFDIKAGKGPWVFTFDAFRHKTSDYSIPVPAETLAYTEANGLPVDTSDKQHNSFQDMKNVGAGVSYVGDFGYVGLSYKTTDYLYGTAIDSDVSIDLHQKRWDARGSFNLNWAGFNRLDASAGYSDYDHAEIEGGTPGTQFLSKGSEFRTALIRDGQGKWSGTVGLSGLKRDFEAIGEEAFVPSTTTKQAGVFAQYRYDDGPWGLEGGARVDDTHLTSAATSYDKDFNTLSASLGGFYRPSDHSFVGLSLTRSERAPSDVELLANGPHGGTGQFIIGDPAFRTEIGYSLELTGHVLVDHDNRFAIDAHVYTSHFDNFIDLRPTGAMQDDLPVFQYVQTNADLYGVEIEANTKLFALGSQAIAFDVAYDYVHGQTSIGPIVRIPPQALTLKLESKGGKWDSYFEVRGVDARKERLAAFETPTDGYVTANIFTSYKIRPDTSLFAEVRNIGDVEMREATSSTKDAVVDPGRNLRVGLVYNF; encoded by the coding sequence ATGTCTTTCCCGAAATCCGCCCTTTTCGCCAGCCTGTCCCTGATCGCCCTGACCATTGCCGGCGTAGCGCGTGCCGATGATCCGGCGCCGGCCACCGATGACAAGCCCACAGAAGTGGTTGTGACGGGCTCCGGTTACCGGATTTCCAAGGACGCGCTGATGTCGCATGTCGATATCCTGACCCGCGAGCAGATCGATCAGAAGCCGGCGGCGGGCTTAGGCGACATGCTGGCCTATCTGCCGGGTATTCGCTCCTCCAGCTTCGCGCCGGGCGCCAGCCGTCCGATGATCCGCGGGCTGGATGGCTTCCGCGTGCTGGTGCTCAATAACGGCATGGGGGTGGTTGATGTGTCGGCCCTGTCGCCGGACCATGCCGTGCCGTCATCGCCGACCGAGGCGAAGCGCATCGAGGTGTTGCGCGGACCTTCCGCGCTCGCCTATGGCGGCAACGCCATCGGCGGGATTGTTAATGTGATCGATGACCGCATCCCCGCTGTGGCGCCGGCAAAAGGCTATGAAGGCACGGCCACGGTGCAAGCCTCGTCGGTCGATCAGGGGCTTCAGGGGGCATTCGATATCAAGGCGGGTAAGGGGCCGTGGGTCTTCACCTTCGATGCCTTCCGACACAAGACCTCGGATTACAGCATCCCGGTGCCGGCCGAGACCCTGGCCTATACCGAGGCCAACGGCCTGCCGGTCGATACCAGCGACAAGCAGCACAATTCTTTCCAGGATATGAAGAATGTCGGGGCCGGTGTCAGCTATGTCGGTGATTTCGGCTATGTCGGCCTGAGCTACAAGACCACCGATTACCTCTACGGCACCGCCATTGATTCCGATGTGTCTATAGACCTGCACCAGAAACGCTGGGACGCGCGCGGATCGTTCAACCTGAACTGGGCGGGCTTCAACCGCCTCGATGCTTCGGCCGGTTATTCCGACTATGACCATGCCGAGATTGAAGGCGGTACGCCAGGGACGCAGTTCCTCTCGAAAGGCAGCGAATTCCGCACCGCCCTGATCCGTGACGGCCAGGGTAAGTGGAGCGGCACGGTCGGGCTATCGGGCCTGAAGCGTGATTTCGAGGCGATCGGCGAGGAAGCCTTTGTGCCATCGACCACCACCAAGCAAGCCGGTGTTTTTGCGCAATATCGCTATGATGATGGCCCCTGGGGCCTGGAGGGCGGGGCGCGGGTCGATGACACGCATCTGACCTCCGCGGCAACATCTTATGACAAGGATTTCAACACCCTGTCGGCCTCGCTTGGCGGTTTCTACCGCCCTTCAGACCACAGTTTTGTTGGTCTCAGCCTGACCCGCTCCGAGCGCGCGCCGTCGGATGTCGAACTGCTGGCCAATGGGCCGCATGGCGGCACCGGTCAGTTCATCATCGGCGACCCGGCTTTCCGCACGGAGATCGGTTATTCGCTCGAACTGACAGGCCATGTGCTGGTCGACCACGACAATCGCTTCGCCATCGACGCCCATGTCTATACCAGTCATTTCGACAATTTCATCGACCTGCGGCCCACAGGTGCCATGCAGGATGACCTGCCCGTCTTCCAGTATGTTCAAACCAATGCCGATCTCTATGGTGTGGAAATAGAGGCCAATACCAAGTTGTTCGCGCTCGGCTCTCAAGCCATCGCGTTCGATGTCGCTTACGATTATGTCCATGGCCAGACGAGTATCGGGCCGATCGTGCGCATACCGCCGCAGGCCCTGACGCTCAAGCTGGAAAGCAAGGGCGGCAAGTGGGATTCCTACTTTGAAGTACGCGGTGTTGACGCCCGTAAGGAGCGCCTGGCGGCCTTCGAGACGCCGACAGACGGCTATGTCACGGCCAATATCTTCACCTCGTACAAGATCAGGCCCGATACCTCGCTGTTCGCCGAGGTGCGCAATATCGGCGATGTCGAGATGCGTGAGGCGACCAGCAGCACCAAGGACGCGGTGGTCGATCCCGGCCGCAACCTGCGCGTGGGGCTGGTTTATAACTTCTAA
- a CDS encoding transcriptional repressor, with the protein MSHACAHTHDHDHAPTPDARAARLEAAQALCTDSGERMTSSRLRTYELILEANGPIKAYDVIDRFHPEGAAKPPTVYRALSFLEQMGLIHRIESLNAFVACDTQDHKHTAGFLLCECCGQSEEIVIPNVADVETRAAKTGFRVNHITLEARGLCQACQTDH; encoded by the coding sequence ATGAGCCATGCCTGCGCACACACCCACGATCACGACCATGCCCCGACGCCCGATGCCCGCGCGGCACGGCTTGAGGCAGCGCAGGCGCTTTGTACCGATTCCGGCGAGCGCATGACCTCCTCACGCCTGCGCACCTATGAGCTGATCCTGGAAGCTAACGGGCCTATCAAGGCTTACGATGTGATCGACCGCTTTCACCCCGAAGGTGCCGCCAAGCCGCCGACCGTTTACCGCGCCCTGTCCTTCCTCGAACAGATGGGCCTGATCCACCGCATCGAGAGCCTGAACGCCTTTGTCGCCTGCGATACGCAGGACCATAAGCATACAGCCGGCTTCCTGCTGTGCGAATGCTGCGGCCAGAGCGAGGAAATCGTCATTCCCAATGTGGCAGATGTGGAAACCCGCGCCGCCAAAACCGGCTTCAGGGTCAACCATATCACCCTTGAAGCGCGCGGCCTGTGCCAGGCGTGCCAAACAGACCATTGA
- a CDS encoding pentapeptide repeat-containing protein, translating to MSTTLQMLDQGSLRHILEAHALFKLRKAGGRIANLSYIDLTDMKLEGVDLSDANLTGARLYGASLRDANFTRANLYGCDLRNADLRFARFDRADLRGACLRGANLTAASLIGADLREGMIAFKDEKQGLRLMKHEKRAGELDHAIFNGADLSGARMNGMQAVSADFRDANLAGAVMSQAKLRKANLSGANLTGADLNGADVSGADLTGTVMVETQTSGCNLREADTTGTLDTPKEVFIDERPLRDFVALHEDWAKTGGAKGSRQVLSGVDFRLAGDLRKRVLTMLEADGAILFGLDLSGIELQGANLINADLRRCNLSGADLRGARLIGAKLTHANLTGANLGPLDLGGGRLMRSDLSRVQLSHANLSGADLTRARMLEAVTDHVIDKGCNYMLAERA from the coding sequence ATGTCCACTACGCTGCAAATGCTCGACCAGGGCTCGCTTCGTCATATCCTGGAAGCCCACGCCCTGTTCAAGCTGCGCAAGGCCGGCGGTCGGATCGCCAATCTGTCCTATATCGACCTGACCGACATGAAACTGGAAGGCGTCGATTTAAGCGATGCCAACCTGACCGGGGCGCGGCTTTATGGCGCTTCCCTGCGTGATGCCAATTTCACCCGCGCCAACCTCTATGGCTGCGACCTGCGCAATGCCGACCTGCGTTTTGCCCGCTTCGATCGCGCCGACCTGCGCGGGGCCTGCCTGCGCGGCGCCAACCTGACCGCCGCCTCGCTGATCGGGGCGGACCTGCGCGAAGGCATGATCGCCTTCAAGGACGAGAAGCAGGGCCTGCGCCTGATGAAGCATGAGAAGCGCGCGGGCGAACTGGACCACGCCATTTTTAACGGCGCCGACCTTTCCGGGGCGCGCATGAACGGGATGCAGGCGGTGTCGGCCGATTTCCGGGACGCCAACCTGGCCGGGGCGGTCATGTCGCAGGCCAAGCTGCGCAAGGCCAATCTCAGCGGCGCCAACCTGACCGGGGCCGATCTCAATGGCGCCGATGTCAGCGGCGCCGACCTGACCGGCACCGTCATGGTCGAGACACAGACCTCCGGCTGCAATCTGCGCGAAGCCGATACCACCGGCACACTGGACACGCCAAAAGAGGTCTTTATCGACGAACGGCCTCTCAGAGATTTCGTCGCCCTGCACGAAGACTGGGCGAAAACCGGCGGCGCGAAAGGCAGCCGGCAGGTGCTTTCCGGCGTCGATTTCCGTCTGGCCGGCGACCTGCGCAAGCGCGTCCTGACCATGCTGGAAGCCGATGGTGCCATCCTCTTCGGGCTGGACCTGAGCGGCATCGAGCTTCAGGGCGCCAACCTGATCAATGCCGATCTGCGCCGCTGCAATCTCTCCGGTGCCGACCTGCGCGGGGCGCGGCTGATCGGCGCGAAACTGACCCACGCCAACCTCACCGGCGCCAATCTTGGCCCGCTCGACCTGGGCGGCGGCCGGCTGATGCGCAGCGATCTCTCCCGCGTCCAGCTCAGCCATGCCAATCTCTCCGGCGCCGACCTGACCCGTGCCCGGATGCTGGAAGCCGTCACCGACCATGTCATCGACAAGGGCTGCAACTACATGCTGGCGGAACGCGCCTGA
- a CDS encoding DUF305 domain-containing protein — protein MTMSYGRFAAMVGVSTVLMYGMMYLNTYQADHIEFSQTRLWMAVVMGSAMAAVMMVFMGSMYKNKRLNGLIIASSCVLFAVSLWLVRSQATVSDVGYMEAMIPHHSIAIMTSERAHIKDPRVRKLADGIIEAQVREIGEMKTLIRDLKSNPAPDSQPNLPARPAS, from the coding sequence ATGACCATGTCCTATGGACGCTTTGCCGCGATGGTCGGCGTATCCACCGTCCTGATGTACGGCATGATGTATCTAAATACATATCAGGCGGATCATATCGAGTTCAGCCAGACGCGTCTGTGGATGGCCGTCGTCATGGGATCGGCCATGGCGGCCGTGATGATGGTCTTCATGGGATCGATGTATAAGAACAAGCGGCTGAACGGGCTGATCATAGCAAGCAGTTGCGTGCTGTTCGCTGTCTCGCTCTGGCTGGTGCGCAGCCAGGCCACGGTCAGTGATGTCGGCTATATGGAGGCGATGATTCCGCACCATTCCATCGCCATCATGACCAGCGAGCGGGCGCATATCAAAGATCCGCGCGTGCGCAAACTGGCCGACGGCATCATCGAGGCGCAGGTCAGGGAAATCGGCGAGATGAAAACCCTGATCCGCGATCTGAAATCAAATCCGGCGCCGGATAGCCAGCCGAACCTGCCGGCAAGGCCCGCCAGCTAA